AGGTCCTCAATCTCTTTGACCGTGCGATCATGGACCGATTCCATATCCTGCGCGCGTTTTTCAAGGATTGGATCAATCCGCCTCATCTGTTCCGGTGTCAGGTTCAGATCGGCCTGCAGGCGGTCGCGAAACCGGGCGCAAATTTTTTGCGGCGTCAGCCGTTCCATGCTCTTTTGTTTGGCGCCGGTCCAGCCCAGGACAGCTCCGGTAATCCCGCCGACAAGAAAAATCGCGGCCAGATACACGATGATTTTGTTTTTGGTCAACTGGCTCATGGCAGCATGCTCAAACGCAGCGCGGAGTCCGCGATCGCGACCGAGCCCGGCTCGCGTTCTCTTAACGTCTGATAATTCACCACCACGCTCAACAACAGGATCACGCCGGCGCAAATCAGCCCGCCGCGCAGCAGGGCGGCCCACGGCGGCGATTCCTCTCCCTCGCGCCGCGCGCGCCAGCAGGCCAGAAGCCGTGTGTCGAAGCCAAACGGCATTTCCGCGGGCGGTTCCGGAGGCGCGCGCCGCGCCGCGTCCGCCAGCCGCTTCCAATAATCGTGCTTCATCGCCGTTCCTCCGCCACTACCCGGGCAAATTGTTTCCTCAACTTCAGCCGCGCCCGGAACGCCCGGACCTTGATCAGCGACGCGTTCCACCCGGTCATTTCTGTGACTTCCTGCACGGAGCGTTCTTCCAGATCCAGCATCGTCAAAATCAGCCGGTCTTTGGGCAGGAGCGTTTCCAACATTTTGTGCGCCAGTTCGCGCACGGTCAACTGCTCGAATGGGTCCGGCTCCTTCGAGGTGACCGCGACTTTCTCCATCACTTCCGCCTCGTCTTCAGTCAAATCGGCCCACCGCAACTCCGGCCGGCACTTCTCGGACCGCAGCGCATTGAGACAGGTGTTCACCGCCACCCGTGAGACCCAGTGCTCGAACGGCACGCTGCCGGAGTATTGATCGATATGGGCAAAAACCTTGCCGAAGACCATCTGCGCCAGATCCTCCTCGTCCGTCCGCCGTGGCAAATGGGAGCGCACAATCTTCATGACCAGTGGGTAAAGCTCCTGCACCAGCGCGCGAGCGGCGTCTTCATCACGCCGGCGCACGCGGTCCAGGCAGGCTGCCATGTCCAGGCCAGCCTCAGCCTTGCAGGATTCCATAACTGAAAAAGCACATAGCTTGATGACCCGCGACGCTCCGAAGAGGTTACGGGCGCGGCAGGCATTTTATGCCCGGGAACGCCCCGGAATGCGATAGCGAAGTTTGGACTTTGAACATGTCCTGCCGGCCGCCATCCTCGCCCCATGCAACTCCACTTCTTCGGCGCCACCCGCACGACGACCGGATCGATGTTTCTTCTGGAATTGAATCAACGGCGGCTGCTGTTCGAATGCGGCCTGTTTCAAGGCAAACGCGACGAATCCATCGAGCGGAATCGCAATTTTCCGTTCGACCCGAAGTCGCTCGACGCCGTTGTTCTCAGCCACGCGCATATTGACCACTGCGGCAACC
This sequence is a window from Candidatus Angelobacter sp.. Protein-coding genes within it:
- a CDS encoding RNA polymerase sigma factor encodes the protein MESCKAEAGLDMAACLDRVRRRDEDAARALVQELYPLVMKIVRSHLPRRTDEEDLAQMVFGKVFAHIDQYSGSVPFEHWVSRVAVNTCLNALRSEKCRPELRWADLTEDEAEVMEKVAVTSKEPDPFEQLTVRELAHKMLETLLPKDRLILTMLDLEERSVQEVTEMTGWNASLIKVRAFRARLKLRKQFARVVAEERR